Proteins from a single region of Abyssalbus ytuae:
- a CDS encoding NAD(P)/FAD-dependent oxidoreductase codes for MIKTDMLIIGAGPTGLFTVFEAGLLKLKCHLIDALAQPGGQCAEIYPKKPIYDIPGFPEILAGKLVDNLMEQIKPFEPGFTLGERAETIDKLEDGSFIVTTNKGTKHHAPVVVIAGGLGSFEPRKPLIDNIVDFEDKGVSYIIKDPEVYKNKRVVIAGGGDSALDWSIFLADIASEVYLVHRRNEFRGALDSVEKVAELSKLGKVSLITEAEVTALQGNETLEKVTVTHKDKGEIVLEVDNFIPLFGLSPKLGPIADWGLEIEKNAIKVDNSYDYSTNIPGIYAIGDVNTYKGKLKLILSGFHEAAVMCQSAYQRIFPDKKYVMKYTTVGGIQGFDGTKKEAKKEVVKSIV; via the coding sequence ATGATTAAAACAGATATGCTTATTATTGGAGCAGGTCCAACAGGTTTATTCACTGTTTTTGAGGCCGGATTATTGAAACTCAAGTGTCATTTAATTGATGCTTTAGCTCAACCTGGTGGACAATGTGCCGAGATTTATCCAAAAAAACCTATATACGATATACCCGGTTTTCCTGAAATTTTAGCAGGAAAATTGGTAGATAATTTAATGGAGCAAATAAAACCGTTTGAACCGGGGTTTACCTTGGGAGAAAGGGCTGAAACCATTGATAAACTCGAAGATGGTTCTTTTATTGTTACCACTAACAAAGGTACTAAGCACCACGCTCCTGTAGTTGTTATTGCAGGGGGGCTAGGCTCATTCGAACCACGTAAACCTTTAATTGATAATATCGTAGATTTTGAGGATAAAGGAGTCTCTTACATTATTAAAGATCCTGAAGTTTACAAAAATAAGCGTGTGGTTATTGCAGGGGGCGGAGATTCAGCATTAGACTGGTCTATTTTCCTTGCCGATATAGCTTCTGAAGTGTACCTGGTTCACAGGAGAAATGAATTTAGAGGAGCCTTGGACTCTGTAGAAAAAGTAGCAGAATTATCAAAATTAGGAAAGGTTTCTTTAATAACTGAGGCCGAAGTTACAGCACTTCAGGGAAATGAAACCCTGGAAAAAGTTACAGTTACTCATAAAGACAAAGGAGAGATTGTTCTGGAAGTCGATAATTTTATTCCTTTATTCGGTTTATCCCCTAAACTGGGGCCTATTGCAGATTGGGGGCTTGAAATAGAAAAAAATGCGATCAAAGTTGATAATTCATACGATTACTCAACCAATATACCTGGTATTTATGCCATTGGCGATGTAAACACTTATAAGGGGAAATTAAAATTAATTTTATCAGGATTTCATGAAGCGGCAGTCATGTGCCAAAGCGCTTATCAGCGTATATTTCCCGATAAAAAATATGTTATGAAATATACCACGGTTGGAGGAATTCAAGGTTTTGACGGAACTAAAAAAGAAGCGAAAAAAGAAGTTGTGAAAAGTATCGTATAA